A genomic region of Rhipicephalus sanguineus isolate Rsan-2018 chromosome 1, BIME_Rsan_1.4, whole genome shotgun sequence contains the following coding sequences:
- the LOC125756991 gene encoding uncharacterized protein LOC125756991 codes for MTQLKKEAAKSTDSARVVQPIAESPVKPKVTSAGDTPSTGGMMEVKETAKSADSAGVQSAAESSTSAKEAHVSKDVTAETSESKRTTRTVQEPSDGCAMEWHDAEEPGTGGKRPRDAVLSEPNDASSQEPPAKAAVFRRQRLMVKPNVVEGEKRAAKPPP; via the coding sequence ATGACGCAGTTGAAGAAAGAAGCGGCAAAGTCAACTGACAGTGCAAGGGTGGTGCAACCTATTGCAGAATCACCGGTGAAACCCAAGGTGACGTCTGCAGGAGACACGCCAAGTACAGGAGGCATGATGGAGGTGAAAGAAACGGCAAAGTCAGCTGACAGTGCGGGTGTGCAATCTGCCGCAGAATCATCGACGAGCGCAAAGGAGGCCCATGTATCAAAGGATGTGACCGCTGAAACGAGTGAGAGCAAAAGAACTACTCGGACTGTCCAGGAACCTTCCGACGGTTGTGCCATGGAGTGGCACGACGCTGAAGAACCCGGGACTGGAGGGAAAAGACCACGAGACGCAGTCCTATCAGAACCAAATGATGCAAGCAGTCAAGAACCGCCTGCGAAAGCGGCTGTCTTTCGGAGGCAGCGGCTGATGGTCAAGCCAAACGTCGTAGAAGGGGAAAAGAGGGCGGCCAAGCCGCCCCCTTGA
- the LOC119385656 gene encoding uncharacterized protein LOC119385656, with amino-acid sequence MSFVGAASAAQLSRGSRIEMPQDYAVILPPLPNGYVVQNTVFLHADVKGRPYHAEDFREPLFRRVPPTEVLALGAYQMNHVWAVTCKSAEGVKKLLAEPQLTVKGLKCMVIDPSHRDVRLKLHWLLYHVREEDVRNALIPYGTVVDVGMDKWRIDGYTQQNTMTRTVTLRLKANVTLDDIPHQLRVGGELALIVAPGKAPRCLRCQQIGHIRKDCRVPRCDTCKRFGHAPANCTRTYAAATLNTGSTDKSELTMDEAEAEESVKSKADSAGKT; translated from the coding sequence ATGAGCTTCGTTGGAGCGGCATCGGCGGCCCAGCTTAGCCGCGGTTCCAGGATTGAAATGCCACAGGATTATGCCGTCATTTTGCCCCCTCTGCCAAATGGGTATGTGGTTCAGAACACTGTTTTTCTGCACGCAGATGTAAAAGGAAGGCCTTATCACGCGGAAGATTTTCGTGAACCACTTTTTCGACGTGTCCCGCCCACCGAGGTTCTTGCGCTTGGCGCATATCAAATGAATCACGTGTGGGCGGTGACCTGTAAAAGCGCTGAAGGTGTGAAGAAACTTTTAGCTGAACCGCAATTGACTGTGAAAGGCCTCAAATGCATGGTAATTGACCCAAGCCACCGCGACGTCCGGCTGAAACTGCATTGGTTGCTCTACCACGTGAGAGAAGAAGACGTCCGAAATGCGCTGATCCCTTACGGGACGGTCGTTGACGTAGGAATGGATAAATGGCGAATTGATGGCTACACGCAGCAGAATACCATGACAAGAACCGTGACGCTCCGGCTCAAGGCTAACGTTACGCTGGACGATATACCCCACCAGTTACGAGTTGGAGGGGAGCTCGCACTTATCGTGGCCCCCGGAAAGGCGCCGAGGTGTTTGCGCTGCCAGCAGATTGGCCACATTAGAAAAGACTGTCGAGTTCCGCGGTGCGACACGTGCAAACGCTTTGGTCATGCCCCAGCGAACTGCACGAGGACGTATGCGGCAGCTACCTTGAACACCGGGAGCACGGATAAATCCGAGCTCACTATGGACGAAGCCGAAGCCGAAGAATCGGTGAAATCAAAGGCGGATTCTGCAGGCAAAACCTAA